A DNA window from Denticeps clupeoides unplaced genomic scaffold, fDenClu1.1, whole genome shotgun sequence contains the following coding sequences:
- the LOC114771698 gene encoding claspin-like isoform X3 gives MSLLAQQLQGAELPAEVPTAPGSDSDSGMGSPVEEAAAQITRVSQETQESDDDEEEVTVSRKSCCRKALPDSDSEGEVEAAGMAEALVLSASSSEEKDGHEDGEASKKPKKRICRVAPDSESDESEEKKKGDGKRKKSQRRKEKEKQTKSRRRKKERQEVSSPPKPLNDSGCLLADHDLYDAEEVPDLEGQEESLDGVRASVKQKAQQYKLHMDEEDGGEEEAPMQRKERKAARASKEAIKQLHSESQRLIRESAVGLPYHMPEPKSINDFFKKRARPEGPAMALLKSSRYKPRLLEAAAPLVPDPVQTEGFQEPVVNPEPQGTAESVSNSQNREALVTTSCTEQEAQAQLPTGSPEEPGPLTAQVQPARSVAAGESGSPASLECPVQPTDSTEAAETGFKPADAPMRGVRTRKDKLARLRELGLEPPPVAKLPSGNGTFVELEAPKNNPALEALKDRFLRHVQPAPRPKGERSLQLTVVRKDSAPSGQEELLAESITFTVPEVGDEPVHTKPGEKLTFLKSRLQQAMAVRRQEERTRRAALDRLDNEDCEQDEEEEEEEQMTESEEEEGVDELLGDCGEDAGARSPSPLPRDTDGTLLLFAGSSCSRMGDGSKKAGAGGQDGDGKMDEDDCLSLTKDSSHNSSFELVGSMIPSYQPIGRAGGRGVSTSVFRSPSPCLFRPSFLGSASKVRSSHTNTPSFRKPAIYIQNAFVQSSGKLSEPSICLPVEDSQDLYAQPSPTDAGPLGGGSQGPFSLEEDTHSQLLDADGFLNVGPRGGHARSHKRQLLLDSLDENAMDGNMGELLALCSGGFASGGAALQSSSQPGDMDELLGLCSGAFTTPAAREAPEKEPEAGGGSEAGPDMDQLLALCSGKFPSPGHNHDGTLPSTRELLHRLGVTCQCCCVRCLVSALDDDPSPPSAFSPAPREEPVSRKENPEEEEEEEDCEFRLLSDVDSLSAQEDDQGDEDSEDEEMQAVFGRPGGQKKKKMRLAEFVESEAELSGSEAGSEDDDEDDEGGSEYEEEELQEELPSDEELQDQVNKIHMKQVLDDDKRRLRIYQERYLADGDLHSDGPGRARRFRWRNIDHGVDVDRTGDDGEEDEEDDVDQAELQRRRERLEREQWLREQGRKGDQVDEEEDKSGDEDSQFMRLAKKLSTRMLQRRGEPSSQRSSPCVVQFGSNVLMAAPEPAAPFQEKKVPPPNPFQMPFQPPVVKRGSLLSRPRAVLQKLASISDGNPCAPRNTRGFLFHTLSPDKQAPSTEATNKQAKRARAECPGPAAKRPCPAGPQRSIFSYLES, from the exons ATGAGCCTTCTTGCCCAACAGCTG CAGGGGGCGGAGCTTCCCGCTGAGGTCCCGACAGCACCAGGGAGCGACTCGGACAGTGGGATGGGTTCTCCAGTGGAGGAAGCAGCTGCTCAAATCACCAGGGTCTCACAGGAGACACAAG AATCCGacgatgatgaggaggaggtgacAGTGAGTCGCAAGTCTTGCTGCCGGAAGGCCCTGCCAGACAGCGACAGTGAAGGGGAGGTGGAAGCAGCTGGCATGGCAGAAGCTCTTGTGTTGTCGGCCTCCAGTTCGGAGGAGAAAGACGGACACGAGGATGGAGAGGCGTCTAAGAAGCCCAAGAAGCGAATATGCCGCGTCGCTCCAGACAGTGAAAGCGACGAAAgcgaagagaaaaagaaaggcgACGGCAAGAGGAAGAAGTCTCAGCGCCGCAAGGAAAAAGAGAAGCAGACCAAATCAAGGAGGCGAAAGAAGGAGCGGCAAGAG GTGAGCTCGCCTCCCAAGCCGCTTAATGACAGTGGCTGCCTGTTGGCGGACCACGATCTTTATGATGCAGAGGAGGTCCCAGACCTGGAGGGGCAGGAGGAGTCCCTGGATGGTGTCAGAGCTTCTGTAAAGCAGAAAGCCCAGCAGTACAAG CTTCATATGGATGAGGAAGATGGTGGGGAGGAGGAGGCTCCGATGCAGCGCAAg GAAAGGAAGGCGGCCCGTGCCAGTAAGGAGGCAATTAAGCAGCTGCACAGTGAAAGTCAGAGGCTGATCAGAG AGTCTGCTGTTGGGCTGCCATATCACATGCCAGAGCCAAAGAGCATCAATGATTTCTTCAAGAAAAGAGCACGACCAGAAGGCCCCGCCATGGCTTTGCTGAA GTCTTCGAGGTACAAGCCCCGTCTTCTGGAAGCAGCTGCTCCGCTGGTGCCAGATCCGGTCCAGACCGAAGGCTTTCAAGAACCAGTGGTGAACCCTGAGCCACAGGGCACCGCAGAGTCTGTGTCTAATTCCCAAAACAGAGAGGCCTTGGTCACTACCTCCTGTACGGAACAAGAAGCACAGGCGCAGCTGCCCACAGGTTCACCGGAAGAACCGGGACCTCTTACTGCTCAGGTCCAGCCAGCCAGGTCTGTAGCTGCAGGGGAGTCTGGAAGCCCAGCAAGCCTGGAGTGTCCGGTCCAGCCCACAGACTCTACAGAGGCAGCGGAGACGGGGTTCAAACCAGCAGATGCCCCCATGAGGGGCGTCAGGACCCGCAAGGACAAACTTGCTCGGCTGCGGGAGCTCGGGCTGGAACCGCCACCTGTGGCCAAGTTGCCTTCTGGTAATGGGACCTTTGTGGAGCTGGAGGCACCAAAGAATAATCCCG CTCTGGAGGCCCTCAAGGACCGTTTCCTCCGGCACGTCCAGCCGGCTCCACGGCCGAAAGGAGAGCGGTCCCTGCAGCTCACTGTGGTGCGGAAGGACAGCGCCCCCTCTGGCCAGGAGGAGCTGCTCGCTGAATCGATCACTTTCACCGTCCCCGAAGTGGGGGACGAACCCGTGCACACCAAGCCAG GTGAGAAGTTGACCTTCCTGAAGTCCCGCCTGCAGCAGGCCATGGCCGTCCGGCGCCAAGAGGAGAGGACCCGCCGGGCGGCGCTTGACCGCCTGGACAACGAGGACTGtgagcaggacgaggaggaggaggaggaggaacagatGACCGAATCGGAGGAGGAAGAG GGTGTAGACGAGCTTCTGGGTGACTGTGGAGAAGATGCTGGCGCCAGGAGCCCCTCTCCACTCCCCCGCGACACGGACGGCACGCTCCTGCTGTTCGCCGGCAGCTCGTGTTCTCGCATGGG CGATGGCAGCAAAAAAGCTGGAGCAGGAGGCCAAGATGGTGATGGCAAGATGG ATGAAGACGACTGCCTGTCCTTGACTAAAGACAGCAGCCATAACAGCAGCTTCGAGCTGGTCGGGTCCATGATCCCGTCCTATCAGCCCATCGGCCGCGCCGGAGGCAGGGGCGTGTCCACCAGCGTGTTCCGTTCCCCGTCGCCCTGTTTATTTAGACCGAGCTTCCTGGGTTCTGCTTCCAAGGTGAGATCTTCACACACGAACACGCCTTCTTTCCGGAAACCTGCCATTTACATCCAGAACGCCTTCGTCCAGAGTTCGGGAAAGCTCTCCGAGCCGTCCATTTGTCTCCCGGTGGAAGATTCCCAGGACCTGTACGCCCAGCCGTCTCCCACTGACGCAGGTCCTCTCGGTGGTGGATCCCAGGGTCCGTTCTCCCTGGAGGAGGACACGCACTCTCAGCTGCTGGATGCCGATGGCTTTTTGAACGTAGGACCCAGAGGTGGCCACGCCCGCTCACACAAACGTCAGCTCCTGCTGGACAGCCTGGACGAAAACGCCATGGACGGCAACATGGGGGAGCTGCTGGCGCTCTGCTCCGGGGGGTTCGCCTCCGGGGGTGCCGCCCTGCAGAGCAGCAGCCAGCCGGGGGACATGGACGAGCTCCTGGGACTCTGCTCTGGAGCCTTCACCACCCCGGCGGCCCGCGAAGCCCCGGAGAAGGAACCAGAAGCAGGAGGGGGCTCTGAAGCGGGCCCTGACATGGACCAGCTGCTGGCTCTCTGCTCCGGAAAGTTCCCCAGTCCAGGTCACAACCATGACGGCACCTTGCCCTCGACACGTGAACTTCTCCACCGGCTTGGTGTGACATGTCAGTGTTGCTGTGTAAGGTGTCTGGTTTCTGCTTTAGATGATGACCCTTCCCCACCTTCGGCCTTCAGTCCTGCACCTCGAGAAGAACCCGTCAG TAGAAAAGAGAAtccagaggaggaagaggaggaggaagattgTGAGTTTAGGCTCCTGTCTGATGTCGACAGCCTAAGTGCTCAG GAGGACGACCAGGGAGACGAGGATTCGGAGGACGAAGAGATGCAGGCGGTGTTTGGGCGTCCTGgtggacagaagaagaagaaaat GCGCCTGGCTGAGTTCGTGGAGTCGGAGGCCGAACTGTCAGGAAGTGAAGCGGGGAGTGAGGATGATGACGAAGACGACGAAGGCGGGAGTGAGtatgaggaagaggagctgcaggaggagctgccttCAGACGAAGAGCTGCAAGATCAAGTCAACAAGATCCACAT GAAGCAGGTTCTGGACGATGACAAGCGTCGCCTGAGGATCTACCAGGAGCGCTACCTCGCAGACGGGGACCTGCATTCTgacgggccgggccgggcccgCCGCTTCCGCTGGAGGAACATCG ACCATGGCGTGGACGTGGACCGGACGGGAGACGATggcgaggaggacgaggaggacgatGTGGACCAGGCCGAGctgcagaggagaagagagCGGCTGGAGAGGGAGCAGTGGTTACGAGAGCAG GGCAGGAAAGGAGACCAGGTGGACGAGGAAGAGGACAAGTCTGGAGATGAAGACAGCCAGTTCATGAGGCTGGCCAAGAAGCTCAGTACCAGGATGCTGCAGAGGAGAGGTGAGCCGTCTTCTCAGCGTTCTTCTCCCTGCGTTGTCCAGTTCGGGTCTAATGTCCTCATGGCTGCTCCAGAACCTGCTGCACCGTTCCAGGAGAAGAAGGTCCCGCCTCCAAACCCCTTCCAGATGCCCTTCCAGCCGCCAGTG GTGAAAAGAGGTTCTCTGCTCAGTCGTCCTCGCGCGGTCCTTCAGAAGCTGGCGTCCATCTCGGACGGGAACCCCTGCGCCCCCCGAAACACCCGCGGCTTCCTGTTCCACACGCTCTCCCCCGACAAGCAGGCGCCGTCCACCGAGGCCACCAACAAACAG GCGAAGCGGGCCCGCGCCGAGTGTCCGGGCCCCGCGGCGAAGCGGCCGTGTCCCGCAGGGCCCCAGAGGAGCATCTTCAGTTACCTGGAGAGCTGA
- the LOC114771698 gene encoding claspin-like isoform X5 → MSLLAQQLQGAELPAEVPTAPGSDSDSGMGSPVEEAAAQITRVSQETQESDDDEEEVTVSRKSCCRKALPDSDSEGEVEAAGMAEALVLSASSSEEKDGHEDGEASKKPKKRICRVAPDSESDESEEKKKGDGKRKKSQRRKEKEKQTKSRRRKKERQEVSSPPKPLNDSGCLLADHDLYDAEEVPDLEGQEESLDGVRASVKQKAQQYKLHMDEEDGGEEEAPMQRKERKAARASKEAIKQLHSESQRLIRESAVGLPYHMPEPKSINDFFKKRARPEGPAMALLKSSRYKPRLLEAAAPLVPDPVQTEGFQEPVVNPEPQGTAESVSNSQNREALVTTSCTEQEAQAQLPTGSPEEPGPLTAQVQPARSVAAGESGSPASLECPVQPTDSTEAAETGFKPADAPMRGVRTRKDKLARLRELGLEPPPVAKLPSGNGTFVELEAPKNNPALEALKDRFLRHVQPAPRPKGERSLQLTVVRKDSAPSGQEELLAESITFTVPEVGDEPVHTKPGEKLTFLKSRLQQAMAVRRQEERTRRAALDRLDNEDCEQDEEEEEEEQMTESEEEEGVDELLGDCGEDAGARSPSPLPRDTDGTLLLFAGSSCSRMGSDGSKKAGAGGQDGDGKMDEDDCLSLTKDSSHNSSFELVGSMIPSYQPIGRAGGRGVSTSVFRSPSPCLFRPSFLGSASKVRSSHTNTPSFRKPAIYIQNAFVQSSGKLSEPSICLPVEDSQDLYAQPSPTDAGPLGGGSQGPFSLEEDTHSQLLDADGFLNVGPRGGHARSHKRQLLLDSLDENAMDGNMGELLALCSGGFASGGAALQSSSQPGDMDELLGLCSGAFTTPAAREAPEKEPEAGGGSEAGPDMDQLLALCSGKFPSPGHNHDGTLPSTRELLHRLGVTCQCCCVRCLVSALDDDPSPPSAFSPAPREEPVSRKENPEEEEEEEDCEFRLLSDVDSLSAQEDDQGDEDSEDEEMQAVFGRPGGQKKKKMRLAEFVESEAELSGSEAGSEDDDEDDEGGSEYEEEELQEELPSDEELQDQVNKIHMKQVLDDDKRRLRIYQERYLADGDLHSDGPGRARRFRWRNIDHGVDVDRTGDDGEEDEEDDVDQAELQRRRERLEREQWLREQGRKGDQVDEEEDKSGDEDSQFMRLAKKLSTRMLQRREPAAPFQEKKVPPPNPFQMPFQPPVVKRGSLLSRPRAVLQKLASISDGNPCAPRNTRGFLFHTLSPDKQAPSTEATNKQAKRARAECPGPAAKRPCPAGPQRSIFSYLES, encoded by the exons ATGAGCCTTCTTGCCCAACAGCTG CAGGGGGCGGAGCTTCCCGCTGAGGTCCCGACAGCACCAGGGAGCGACTCGGACAGTGGGATGGGTTCTCCAGTGGAGGAAGCAGCTGCTCAAATCACCAGGGTCTCACAGGAGACACAAG AATCCGacgatgatgaggaggaggtgacAGTGAGTCGCAAGTCTTGCTGCCGGAAGGCCCTGCCAGACAGCGACAGTGAAGGGGAGGTGGAAGCAGCTGGCATGGCAGAAGCTCTTGTGTTGTCGGCCTCCAGTTCGGAGGAGAAAGACGGACACGAGGATGGAGAGGCGTCTAAGAAGCCCAAGAAGCGAATATGCCGCGTCGCTCCAGACAGTGAAAGCGACGAAAgcgaagagaaaaagaaaggcgACGGCAAGAGGAAGAAGTCTCAGCGCCGCAAGGAAAAAGAGAAGCAGACCAAATCAAGGAGGCGAAAGAAGGAGCGGCAAGAG GTGAGCTCGCCTCCCAAGCCGCTTAATGACAGTGGCTGCCTGTTGGCGGACCACGATCTTTATGATGCAGAGGAGGTCCCAGACCTGGAGGGGCAGGAGGAGTCCCTGGATGGTGTCAGAGCTTCTGTAAAGCAGAAAGCCCAGCAGTACAAG CTTCATATGGATGAGGAAGATGGTGGGGAGGAGGAGGCTCCGATGCAGCGCAAg GAAAGGAAGGCGGCCCGTGCCAGTAAGGAGGCAATTAAGCAGCTGCACAGTGAAAGTCAGAGGCTGATCAGAG AGTCTGCTGTTGGGCTGCCATATCACATGCCAGAGCCAAAGAGCATCAATGATTTCTTCAAGAAAAGAGCACGACCAGAAGGCCCCGCCATGGCTTTGCTGAA GTCTTCGAGGTACAAGCCCCGTCTTCTGGAAGCAGCTGCTCCGCTGGTGCCAGATCCGGTCCAGACCGAAGGCTTTCAAGAACCAGTGGTGAACCCTGAGCCACAGGGCACCGCAGAGTCTGTGTCTAATTCCCAAAACAGAGAGGCCTTGGTCACTACCTCCTGTACGGAACAAGAAGCACAGGCGCAGCTGCCCACAGGTTCACCGGAAGAACCGGGACCTCTTACTGCTCAGGTCCAGCCAGCCAGGTCTGTAGCTGCAGGGGAGTCTGGAAGCCCAGCAAGCCTGGAGTGTCCGGTCCAGCCCACAGACTCTACAGAGGCAGCGGAGACGGGGTTCAAACCAGCAGATGCCCCCATGAGGGGCGTCAGGACCCGCAAGGACAAACTTGCTCGGCTGCGGGAGCTCGGGCTGGAACCGCCACCTGTGGCCAAGTTGCCTTCTGGTAATGGGACCTTTGTGGAGCTGGAGGCACCAAAGAATAATCCCG CTCTGGAGGCCCTCAAGGACCGTTTCCTCCGGCACGTCCAGCCGGCTCCACGGCCGAAAGGAGAGCGGTCCCTGCAGCTCACTGTGGTGCGGAAGGACAGCGCCCCCTCTGGCCAGGAGGAGCTGCTCGCTGAATCGATCACTTTCACCGTCCCCGAAGTGGGGGACGAACCCGTGCACACCAAGCCAG GTGAGAAGTTGACCTTCCTGAAGTCCCGCCTGCAGCAGGCCATGGCCGTCCGGCGCCAAGAGGAGAGGACCCGCCGGGCGGCGCTTGACCGCCTGGACAACGAGGACTGtgagcaggacgaggaggaggaggaggaggaacagatGACCGAATCGGAGGAGGAAGAG GGTGTAGACGAGCTTCTGGGTGACTGTGGAGAAGATGCTGGCGCCAGGAGCCCCTCTCCACTCCCCCGCGACACGGACGGCACGCTCCTGCTGTTCGCCGGCAGCTCGTGTTCTCGCATGGG AAGCGATGGCAGCAAAAAAGCTGGAGCAGGAGGCCAAGATGGTGATGGCAAGATGG ATGAAGACGACTGCCTGTCCTTGACTAAAGACAGCAGCCATAACAGCAGCTTCGAGCTGGTCGGGTCCATGATCCCGTCCTATCAGCCCATCGGCCGCGCCGGAGGCAGGGGCGTGTCCACCAGCGTGTTCCGTTCCCCGTCGCCCTGTTTATTTAGACCGAGCTTCCTGGGTTCTGCTTCCAAGGTGAGATCTTCACACACGAACACGCCTTCTTTCCGGAAACCTGCCATTTACATCCAGAACGCCTTCGTCCAGAGTTCGGGAAAGCTCTCCGAGCCGTCCATTTGTCTCCCGGTGGAAGATTCCCAGGACCTGTACGCCCAGCCGTCTCCCACTGACGCAGGTCCTCTCGGTGGTGGATCCCAGGGTCCGTTCTCCCTGGAGGAGGACACGCACTCTCAGCTGCTGGATGCCGATGGCTTTTTGAACGTAGGACCCAGAGGTGGCCACGCCCGCTCACACAAACGTCAGCTCCTGCTGGACAGCCTGGACGAAAACGCCATGGACGGCAACATGGGGGAGCTGCTGGCGCTCTGCTCCGGGGGGTTCGCCTCCGGGGGTGCCGCCCTGCAGAGCAGCAGCCAGCCGGGGGACATGGACGAGCTCCTGGGACTCTGCTCTGGAGCCTTCACCACCCCGGCGGCCCGCGAAGCCCCGGAGAAGGAACCAGAAGCAGGAGGGGGCTCTGAAGCGGGCCCTGACATGGACCAGCTGCTGGCTCTCTGCTCCGGAAAGTTCCCCAGTCCAGGTCACAACCATGACGGCACCTTGCCCTCGACACGTGAACTTCTCCACCGGCTTGGTGTGACATGTCAGTGTTGCTGTGTAAGGTGTCTGGTTTCTGCTTTAGATGATGACCCTTCCCCACCTTCGGCCTTCAGTCCTGCACCTCGAGAAGAACCCGTCAG TAGAAAAGAGAAtccagaggaggaagaggaggaggaagattgTGAGTTTAGGCTCCTGTCTGATGTCGACAGCCTAAGTGCTCAG GAGGACGACCAGGGAGACGAGGATTCGGAGGACGAAGAGATGCAGGCGGTGTTTGGGCGTCCTGgtggacagaagaagaagaaaat GCGCCTGGCTGAGTTCGTGGAGTCGGAGGCCGAACTGTCAGGAAGTGAAGCGGGGAGTGAGGATGATGACGAAGACGACGAAGGCGGGAGTGAGtatgaggaagaggagctgcaggaggagctgccttCAGACGAAGAGCTGCAAGATCAAGTCAACAAGATCCACAT GAAGCAGGTTCTGGACGATGACAAGCGTCGCCTGAGGATCTACCAGGAGCGCTACCTCGCAGACGGGGACCTGCATTCTgacgggccgggccgggcccgCCGCTTCCGCTGGAGGAACATCG ACCATGGCGTGGACGTGGACCGGACGGGAGACGATggcgaggaggacgaggaggacgatGTGGACCAGGCCGAGctgcagaggagaagagagCGGCTGGAGAGGGAGCAGTGGTTACGAGAGCAG GGCAGGAAAGGAGACCAGGTGGACGAGGAAGAGGACAAGTCTGGAGATGAAGACAGCCAGTTCATGAGGCTGGCCAAGAAGCTCAGTACCAGGATGCTGCAGAGGAGAG AACCTGCTGCACCGTTCCAGGAGAAGAAGGTCCCGCCTCCAAACCCCTTCCAGATGCCCTTCCAGCCGCCAGTG GTGAAAAGAGGTTCTCTGCTCAGTCGTCCTCGCGCGGTCCTTCAGAAGCTGGCGTCCATCTCGGACGGGAACCCCTGCGCCCCCCGAAACACCCGCGGCTTCCTGTTCCACACGCTCTCCCCCGACAAGCAGGCGCCGTCCACCGAGGCCACCAACAAACAG GCGAAGCGGGCCCGCGCCGAGTGTCCGGGCCCCGCGGCGAAGCGGCCGTGTCCCGCAGGGCCCCAGAGGAGCATCTTCAGTTACCTGGAGAGCTGA